Below is a genomic region from Medicago truncatula cultivar Jemalong A17 chromosome 3, MtrunA17r5.0-ANR, whole genome shotgun sequence.
GTCCATGGGGTAGGTATCTCAGCGtgtttcattattttaattctttcataTATGTTTGATTGTTTCCTGCTCTGAATGTTGTCTATTTGAGTATTTCTGCCCCTTTGCATAAAAAGAACCACTGATGTTCTTTTTGGCTCAATACATTTTCCTTTCAGTATCATGGTAGTTTTTCTCTGAGACACTGGCTTCAACAGTCAGATTGGCTTCAAACTTTAGAGGCCACTCTTGCACTGGACGAAGAATCTGTTAGGAAAGTAGGAGAAGACACAACTGGAGGTCCCGCGATTTCTAGACAATTGCGACTAATTCGAATATTGATGAGAGATCTTCTAATTGGAGTATGTCTTTAGAAATTTTAACCTTAATGTTTTCTAGAAGACATTTTTAACCATAAGTGCTTGAATACTTGCACAGCAACATGAGGAGTGATATTTTCTACAATGGTTTATTTACTTTCAGGTAAATTACCTGCATAGTCATGGTCTTGCCCATACAGATTTGAGGCTGGAAAATGTGCATATAAGCCCAATAGACAGACATATCAAAGTAAGCATTGccattctcttataaatagaatcATGTCTTCATTCATTTTTCCGTCTTTTATGTGGAGTGTGGATTACCTTGCGGTTGGCTGATCCCAGAGAAGGTTTTGTACATCACGTGTGCTGTAAACTCACAGagcgtaaaaaaaaattacaaatttgtttttgttgctaGTTTGAGCATTTCGGTTGTTTCACATAATAGCGAACATTTATGCTAAGATAGAAAACCTGATAAGAAGTGCAACAGACTGTAGGAAGGGAAAGATAACAGATAAGATATAATGATATATGACTATAGAATAGTACCAAAAATATCAAGGTAATGAATTGAAAAGAATTATTACAGAGACGGAAATCCCTATAATCCCAGAGCAAGAGCTCCTTAGAGAAGAAACATTTCTCTCTCTGCCCAAACCATACGGTTTCTAACTGAATAATACCCAATGATCCTTCTTTTGCTACACCTATCCTTCATATAACTGTCATTTTCCTCCAAGAAACTAGCCACATCAGCAAATATAACAAACTCTATTTAGCACATTGATGGGCTTAGGCCTAGCCCGTACTTAACATATGACATATACTTTCTGGTTGATAATTTTCACTGGGCTGATAATTCTTGGCCCTCAATGAGTGACCTACGCAATCAAAGTTACTGGACATCAATAGTTGGTGTTTCCTCATGTATAGCCTGGTCAGCCTTACTTCTCATGCTTGGTTTGACCTGAAGGGTTTACTTAACAGGTAGGCACACTGGGAAATGCCGCTGACTTTTGCGAGGATGGTTCAAATAGCGGCTCTATGGAAAACATGGACAGGCGACAGATGATGATTGCATTTGACATGAGGTATGGTCTAGGACATCGTTAGTGAAGTTTGTGTGCAACTATATAATCTACTATATAATCTTTTTGTTAACTGACTATCTGTGTTACAAAGATGCATGGGTTTCATAATGGCAAAAATGGTAATGGGAGAACTTATGGATCCTTTGATATTCGCGAAGTTCAAATCATTCCTCACAAAGGTATGGCAAGTTAatattgtatttaattttaGCCCCTTGACTGTTTAAAAAGTACAACtttttagaaggaaaaaaaaaaactacctgaCTCAAATGCTTATAGACTGCGAAGGAAGGGCCCAAGGATGCCTTCTTGTCTCTAATATGCCTAATACAAACTAAGCCCTAAATAATTTGTTCCTTTTCCCCCTTTGCTGTAAGCTGTGAGTATTCATTTTAGTGTTATGAATAGCGGATCGCGGAAAATAGCAGATAGCAAAAAATCTGATATGAGAAATAGGGTATAACATAGCGGGCAAATAACAGTAGCCACAAAGCggttgaaataaataattatatataaaataaagcatGCTGTACATAATCATCTCTCAATCCCTCAAAAACCTACCAGTTAGAGGTTAATTAGCAGGAGCTGCACATCTGTTAGGGCATTTGAGATTAATATGCAACAACCGAGTGTCTTAGATGTAAGGGTTAACCCTTGTAAGAtggtttatatataaaaataatgccagaaacataaattaaaagtgacttaaaactcaaaatataaatatgaggTATGAAGTGAAGAGAAAAGATAGAGAGGCAGAGGCGGTTTAGTGATGAGAGGTTACCTAGGTTGTGGGGTTATATAAAACCTCACCTCATCACCAACTcagcattattttatttttgatgttttaaaaaatatgtcatgtcttctttaaaaaaaaagagagtcATGTGCAGTTCACatgatatttttaatgttatcataaaaaaaaaaacttatactaAATTAATGGTTAAGTCACGTGGCCATGATCTGTAGTAGTTTACTTGGGAAAGATTATTTGTAGGTCTACTGTAAGATTATTTCGTAGTAGAACTGATAATTCAAATTACACGTGGAAACAAGTCATGATATATAAGGAAGTGTTGAAACCAATCTAAAAGATAATCATAGTTACCCTAACAAATGTAGGTATGTTGATATATTCTAACAAATATGTAGACAGGTGTACTTCAAACGTAAGTCGGGTCATGCAATGATGCAAATTTTCTAATGATAATTCTTGCTACATTAAACTTCAGGGGAATGATCCTTCATGTTTGCGACAGCTTATGATGGAAATCCTCGGCAGAAACTCTCCATATGGAAATGCTGGCTTACAAGTAAGTATATTTCTACGCATCTTCAGTGAAAGTGGCTTAGTATTTAGAGTACCATTCTTGTTTTCATAACTTTTAATGCCGTATATTATTTTCTCGCAGATGCTTGATAGGAACTGGGGTGCTGGTTGGCACCTTTTATCTTTATTGCTAGCAACCAAACCTTCTCGGAGAATAAGGTATGCTTCGAAGCAGTATCTACATATTTGAAATGTTAATAATTTTCTTATTGATTCCCCTACATTGAGCTGTGATTATCTTGCAAATATGTcaagatttaaaaaataaaaactgtagtgttaaagaagaaaattcagcagagatacaaaaaaaaatcataaagagAAGTGTTCAAGTTTCTTTGGTCTTTCAGGAGGCTTGATCTTTTGACAACACGTAGCTAGTTTCTGACAATTGTGAACCATGAATAGCATTTGATTAGATATATTAGTTTGATTTACCAAAGATTGAAAAATTACTGGTGTTAACCATGTGAAATGTTCTACAGTTGTTTGGATGCTCTAAGGCACCCATTCCTTTGTGGGCCAAGATGGCGAGTAGTTCCATCAATGGATATTATCAGATGGGGTCTAGGTTGCACTGCAATGCGTATTAGTGAGGAGTACATTTATCGTCAGCCTCAGGTATTCATCCAAGGACGGCCCATACATGCAATGTGTTTCTGTTACATTGAGTAACTTGTGCTTGtataagatatttttatatatttgttgatGTCGGATGTCCTCGAGTTTTCCCTTAATAATAAGGTTACATTTGTATATTGAAATTACATTATTAAATGCTGTAGATATGCGATAGGGTTCGACTGATGGGCGTTTTCTATGTTTTAGCGCAGTAGGCTTGCCCACTTCATTGACTTATTGGAGATGTTGAATCCTCATCCAAAGCCAAAGGTAATTCACGAGTAAAAACTTTCTCGTATATTTTTCCCAGTATTGTTTCTTCTAcaataattttctttgaaatagtTCTATTTCTTCAATCACTAAAATAAAGTACTAAATGCCTAAGAGCCTAAGCCATTCTTTCCATGGTTGTAATCTACAAGACGTGATTCATGAAAAACTCATCATTGCAAGTTCACAATTAATCCAACTGGCCAATTAAAACAATCACCAAAACAGTCGcaaattttaatgttaatgtATTGCCAACTTATATGCCATTATTCATGTGTCCAGAACTGGCTGGAGCTGCTTCCAGGAAAATGGCGCCTATTGTATTGCACTGGGAGGCATGTTGGGCTGACCCTTCGCCAACCTCCTGTCCGTGTACTAGTTGGAGATTTGCATTTAACTGTTAATAGAGAATCAAAGTTGAAGGCCAACCTTTCCTTCGTCTCTGACATTGGATTCTCAGTCATGATTGGTCAGGACTGGCCTCATGACAAAGCTGGTAAAAGAGGAAGAGTGCAGGTGAATTCTTCATTTATACTAAGAGCTGGGAGACGGTTATATCTGAAGCAAGACAATACCTCAGAGAGGCTCTCCTTTCGCCCTTCCGGCAATGAGGAGGCTTTAGCTCAGAAATTTTCTAGCaagaaatggagaaaaataACCCCTTTCAAGGAGTTTCCATCAAGTCTCCCTGCAGCCAAGTTTACGTCGGGTGATATTGATGTGACAATGAATCTCGATGATCCTTTAAATCAAAACATTGATACTGTTCAAAATGTTCTTCAAGAACTAAGAACACAAATTCCCCctgaaatatttgatttgtcAAAGATTGTGTGTGGAACTTATGTGGACTCAAGGTTGCTCGTTCTTCGAGGGGTTAATGGATCAGCTCTCCTTTTTACAAGGTCTTTTGTGGACACAGACAGTTCTAGTTAATTGTTCTTATAGGCTATAGCAATTCACAAGTAGTTTTAGTTGTTAAATGTAAATTTGTAGTACTATTTTTTCTTGTAGTTTTGTTGTCAGTATAGGCATTCTCCAGAGCACTCTTTCGTGTAAATTGTCATAGCATTGTGTATACCAAACTTAGTTATCGGAAATGCTTTTTTCAAGAAGTCTGTTCTGGTTAGGAACTGTAAAGCATTTTTTTTGGATGGATATAAAAGCATTTCTTATAATGTATGTGCATGATAAAACATGGTAGATTACCTTTGTAATATCAGTGTATAGTAATTGAATTAAGTTCTATATAATGTGTGCGAACTGTGAAAGTTATCATTTATTGACATCATGTATTTTTTGTGTATAATTATAGTTTGACTTCTGATGACACATCTGGTTCTATCAACTTGCGATGTGTAGAGAAATTTTGTTCACAAACTTCAAACGTTTAGTTTATCGAGAGAGCAAACACACGTAGTCCAGTCCCGCACCATCATCTAGCATTCTAGCTTGAGTGTCGGCTGATTTAGCCAACctttcacattttatttttccttgcAAAAGAGAGAGGTAACCCCTCAATTCATTAGATTAAACCAAAAAAGAGGACAATAAAGAAAAAGGAGGACTATACCAAAAccttttcaaaagttgcaaaATCTGAAATTAGGCATTCCCAACCTAAGTACTCCCCCCTAATGAAATCAGGGATACTATATGACCAAAAAATTTCCGACGACATCAAAACctttcacatatattttttctattactGTTACTATTGAaatgaattaatatatatttttttacattcaaaatgaaataataataataataataataataatctatgaTCCTATATTAAGAACAATATCATGTATTTGGATTCATCATAAACAATttgatattatataatattgaaGTTTTCTAAATTTTACATAATTTAAAAGGGTTTATCATaacttaaattgaaaatatttctcatatttttaatatttgatcaaatcccttcaaaaataataatattttatcacataaataatgtaattttttttttaattttttaaataattttgttatagaaTTGACCTGCTTCATAAAAACTCAAtcgaatttataaaaaatattaatgaagagTGTATCAAAGTTTATCCATTATATAAGTCGAGATGTATCATCTTAGGGTCTGTTTGATAACACCTAAAAAagagcttatagtttatagctgatagcttataagctcgtctGATAAAAAAAGCTTTCTTTGGTAACGCTTTTTTAcaatgagcttatagcttatttcaagagcttataaactatttttcagaagctacttcaagtagcgtttgagcttatagcttatagcgtCTCACTTTTGATTCCAGTTTTACCCTTATTAATTTATCTAAAATCCATTTATAcccctttataatttatttaatgttaGTTACATAAATATATACCTTAGCACATTTCAGTACACATATATATACCTCCCcgctgtgtttttttttaaaatgataatataTCTCACTTGTTTTTTTCTCCTTGTTTTGAactgtataatttatttttgaaccgtataaaattgtttcaagtcttttgtgaaaaaaaaaagttttatgtcTATTTATACCTTCCTTGATTGATAATGCATTTAATAATTcagtaaaataaatttcatgaaGATCCcgtaaaaaaaatcagaagatATTATTCATTATATCTATCAATTATTgttaataatactttttttttgtgttattaaTAATACATTCTGATAACtgtcaatttttgtttaagAATGTGATAACATGCAGTTGTTGTTTAATTGTTGGGTAAAGTATAAacactcaaataaaaataaatatcaaataaaattttagtgaataaaatttgatttataatatagaaGATATATTAGATAGGCATTGTAGCTaagtatttttctaaatttataaattttaaaaaaaaagttaaactaaGAATTTCTTAATactttaatatcaatttttattttagagttacatatcaatttatataaactatattatgaattaataatacctttttatgtcattttacatttatcagctagttgaaccgttcattttatcaaacacctcaattagcttataagctatcagtcatccgctatcagctataagctataagctagcttatcagctatccgttttttttaccaaacagagccttagtgATATTAAAAAAGTGTTTTAATTTGTAAGTACTgacaatgcaatttttttacatatatgttTAATCGGATCACACTAATTGGATAtattatgatgttatgtttttgggtagtgttaacttgtgctcttagggcacatgttaataAACTTAAAAGAGAAGAAATATTTCCTAAAACTTTGTGcatttaattgattaaaaaattaaagattaaatgcaATGcacatttttcaataaattatttctatattCGAATCATTAACTTGTGCCttgagggcacaagttagcatttcccaattttttaaagggtcatgttaacgGGTGTTTCCggatactttttaaaaatttcaattgaagaaaacattctataaaaaaaagtcaaatatttcaatttatgatGCATTgataacataaattttttaaaaaagtttctaTTTAAAGAATGTCCAGAGTATtgattaacattttcttttcttaaaataccTACACAAATATCAAAACAGTAAAACTAATTAGACATTtgtgtaaaatcatttcaaacagACAgtacaaacaaatatatatatatatatatatatatatattttaaattgaaaaaaccTATAtactttcatataaaaaaactatACGCAATGAAGAAAatccccttaaaaaaatcaaagaaaatattgagtaaaagtgaatttttttttagattctgaaagaaaaaaaaatgaaggccGACATGTCCAGTTGGTCATGGAATTAATATAAGagaattaaaagttaaaacccTCCAAAAACCAAGAGGGCAAAGCACGTATGAGAAGTAAGTAATACCAAAATCACAAAACTAGATAATGGATAGAAATGCTTGAGTTCgtttacaaattaaacaatCCACAACAAATTAAACACATTGATTTCgtttacaaattaaacaatCCACAACAAATTAAACATGTTCCACCATCATAATCTAAAATTTTATAGAAATGCTTAAGTTCACGCATAAACACATGCAAAGCAACAAACAATTTAAACAAACGACCTGTCACGAACATCTTAAGAAAAAGGGTCATCATACATCATTGTTCGGTTCATCCATTAAGAACATCTTCAATGCAACAACATACTTCACAATTCATCGTGCTCCTCCaatctttaattttaattaaactcCTACATTGTTCGAACAATAATAAATTGTTTACAATATTCACGTTAATATGAGCATTTAagttttaaacaataaaaacttCAAACATTAGATAATAACGGCTTCAGACTTACCATAGGCGTGTTCCAATCTTCCGAGTCTTCGTCATACCCTTGATCATGATTGGAATTTGTTGAATGATTTTGTGATTCTACATTAAAGTCTTCTCGTAAACGACAAGATTGCCGGTTGTGACCCTTAACTCCACATATTCCACATTTAGGCGAACTTCGCTTTCTTTTTCCACTTGCATTATGCGATGACGACGCAACTGCTGCTCCACCTCTTTTCTTAAGCTGTTGCGGATTACCTAAACTTTTTCCTGTCACTGAACCGAACATGGGCAATTCATCAACTTCACCCCTGCTTAATGATTCCAATTTTTCAGTGTGATTTTCAACCATTTCCATGGTTTTGTGTATATATTCAGGATCTCCACACTTCAACACGGCATTGGCCATCCTCTTACAACGCTCCACAAACATCACATACGTAGTTACAAATGCAGGATCACGGTGACTTGAACTATTACGATTTTCGGCATTTATTCAATCTTTAGCACGTTTGACCCATCGTTCCATCACAAGACCTTTTGGCATTTCAACAATGTTCAAATACACTAGAACACGTAAGATATGTTCACAAGGAATACCAAATGTATCCAATCTTTTGCAACAACATTTAAATTTCAACCATTGTTCGCAAAATGTCACGATCCAATGAATATCATTTCTAGGGTATTTGAAAACATTATAGGTAAAAATGGAACCATTGCGCCCATCAACTTCGACTTTGCACCGACTAGATCTCTCCAATACAGGCCTAAACTGCTTAAACACTGACCTTGTATAAATTTTTGAAGCTGACTTCTCTAAACTTTTGTGTTGAGTTTGCAAAACTGTTTCACCAAAAGAAGATGCATAGTCTGCCTCAATTTCTCTGTATCTAACATAATTCAGCCACCGCATAAAATGTTGTAAAAAATCCACCAAATTTGACAAGACAGTAACATATTTTCCAAATTCAGAATGTAGATCTTCACACCTTGAGGTTGTTCTGAAACCAGCATAAAATCTACCACGGATATGGGCAGTTGACCATTGCTCCTGCTTCTTATACAGGTCATGAATCCACTTATTATTTTCCAACCCAAACTTTGCAATCAACTCCACCCACATACTTTCAAACTCTTCGATATCAAAATCACCAAACATACACCGTTTGAACTTTGGGACAAATTTAGGATTTTTGATATTGCTCGTTGCATTTCTTGCCAAGTGCCAGACGCACAAACGGTGATGAGCATTTGGAAATACTCTTCTAATTGCATTTCTCATTGACAGATCTCCGTCAGTTATAACTGACACAGGTGCCTTCCCGTCCATTGCCTCGAGAAATTGTCGCAGCAGCCACACGTAAGTCTCCTCAGTTTCATCACCAACAATCACACTACCAAATATGACACTTTGATTATGATGGTTCACATCGGAAAAAATAACTAACGGTGTGTTGTACTTAATTTTCCGATAGGTAGCATCAAATGCCAAAACATCTCCAAACACCAAGTAGTCCATACGGCTAACCCCATCGCACCAAAATAAATGTTGAAGTGTCCCATCCTCTTTAATTGTGTGCCTCCAAAACATCATATCATCCGTACTACACAACTCCTTAAGGAAATCAATTGCATCATCTGCATATCCATGTCCtgaacaataaaaaatacaaaataacttaCTAATTTACAATCCTCGGACCAAAATTACCCAACGGTTTTCGCtaacttcaaaaataatttacacaacAATGTAATCACATCAACATACCTCTACCTCTGAACCTTGTCCAGTAAGGTTGCATCCCCCAGTTATGTCGCTTACATTAggaatttcaaaaatttcatgAATATCCATCTTCTTGTTCATACGACATAGATGGATTTAAATAATCACAATCACAAATTCACCAAAACACACACTTCCTTTATATGAACAAAATTGCAGGaatcaaacaaatataatactACATAGCAAAATTAGTTGAAAGCAAAGACAATTGCTTCCAGGATGTAAGGCACGACCGTTTCGGTAGTCAGCACGACCGTGCTCGAAAAACAAGCAAATTTTATACTTCATGCATGGAATTTTGGCACGGCCGTGACCGTAAAACGCACGATCGTGCACGACTGCAGTTCAAACTATATCTGAAAAAATCTAGCCTAAAccatccatatttacttccattaGGACAAGCACGACCGTGTCATTATTAAGCACGATCGTGTTCGTGACAATTAACTAAATGCATCCAATCACCAGTGAGTTTAAGCACGGTCGTGCATAAATTATGCACGACACCAGCTCCAAAATATTTCTAAACA
It encodes:
- the LOC112420251 gene encoding protein FAR1-RELATED SEQUENCE 5-like, coding for MDIHEIFEIPNVSDITGGCNLTGQGHGYADDAIDFLKELCSTDDMMFWRHTIKEDGTLQHLFWCDGVSRMDYLVFGDVLAFDATYRKIKYNTPLVIFSDVNHHNQSVIFGSVIVGDETEETYVWLLRQFLEAMDGKAPVSVITDGDLSMRNAIRRVFPNAHHRLCVWHLARNATSNIKNPKFVPKFKRCMFGDFDIEEFESMWVELIAKFGLENNKWIHDLYKKQEQWSTAHIRGRFYAGFRTTSRCEDLHSEFGKYVTVLSNLVDFLQHFMRWLNYVRYREIEADYASSFGETVLQTQHKSLEKSASKIYTRSVFKQFRPVLERSSRCKVEVDGRNGSIFTYNVFKYPRNDIHWIVTFCEQWLKFKCCCKRLDTFGIPCEHILRVLVYLNIVEMPKGLVMERWVKRAKD
- the LOC11444213 gene encoding probable plastid-lipid-associated protein 14, chloroplastic, encoding MALCRTGPYPILESNVLAYSHINLSTRLVLPVPLRFAGQSSNAGKRKHKVICSSSLRRSASASSMESHEEVPKTSSVCLEEETDHVMRFKMSDFKVLDRVSIGLGGRADEVVFEGKVKDSGSPLYNTRVILRQLYSSQAQRRGKRAIEVLKKLGRRKLLYHSYSMQVHGYISLPASGGSGSFILVHGYHGSFSLRHWLQQSDWLQTLEATLALDEESVRKVGEDTTGGPAISRQLRLIRILMRDLLIGVNYLHSHGLAHTDLRLENVHISPIDRHIKVGTLGNAADFCEDGSNSGSMENMDRRQMMIAFDMRCMGFIMAKMVMGELMDPLIFAKFKSFLTKGNDPSCLRQLMMEILGRNSPYGNAGLQMLDRNWGAGWHLLSLLLATKPSRRISCLDALRHPFLCGPRWRVVPSMDIIRWGLGCTAMRISEEYIYRQPQRSRLAHFIDLLEMLNPHPKPKNWLELLPGKWRLLYCTGRHVGLTLRQPPVRVLVGDLHLTVNRESKLKANLSFVSDIGFSVMIGQDWPHDKAGKRGRVQVNSSFILRAGRRLYLKQDNTSERLSFRPSGNEEALAQKFSSKKWRKITPFKEFPSSLPAAKFTSGDIDVTMNLDDPLNQNIDTVQNVLQELRTQIPPEIFDLSKIVCGTYVDSRLLVLRGVNGSALLFTRSFVDTDSSS